The stretch of DNA AGCAACTTTTAAAGGTAAAAAAGCCCTGGTAGTGATGTTTATCTGTCGTCATTGTCCATTTGTGAAGCATATTGAACAAGAGTTAGCACAATTGGGAAGAGATTACAGCGATAAAAATGTAGGGATAGTGGCAATTAGTGCCAATGATGCGGAAAAGTACCCAGATGATGCCCCAGATAAACTGAAATTAATGGCTCATGAGCTAGGCTTTACGTTTCCTTTCTGCTACGATGAATCTCAAGCAGTTGCTCAAGCTTATCAAGCAGCCTGTACCCCTGACTTTTTCTTGTTTGATGAGAATCAAAGTTTAGTCTATCGAGGACAATTGGATGATAGTCGTCCTAGTAATAGTTTACCTGTAACTGGCAAAGATTTGAGAGCCGCGATTGATACAGTTTTAGCTGGAAAATCGGTTCCCGCAGACCAAAAGCCCAGTATTGGCTGTAATATAAAGTGGAAACCG from Merismopedia glauca CCAP 1448/3 encodes:
- a CDS encoding thioredoxin family protein, with product MALTPSTMLPLGTIAPDFKLPDVVSDEIISPATFKGKKALVVMFICRHCPFVKHIEQELAQLGRDYSDKNVGIVAISANDAEKYPDDAPDKLKLMAHELGFTFPFCYDESQAVAQAYQAACTPDFFLFDENQSLVYRGQLDDSRPSNSLPVTGKDLRAAIDTVLAGKSVPADQKPSIGCNIKWKPQNL